Proteins from a genomic interval of Corynebacterium deserti GIMN1.010:
- the argF gene encoding ornithine carbamoyltransferase, translated as MTSPNVRHFLADDDLTPAEQAEVLTLAAKLKAAPFSERPLEGPKSVAVLFDKTSTRTRFSFDAGIAQLGGHAIVVDSGSSQMGKGETLQDTAAVLSRYVEAIVWRTYAHSNFHTMAETSTVPLVNSLSDDLHPCQILADLQTIVENLSPDEGPSGLKGKKAVYLGDGDNNMANSYMIGFATAGMDISIIAPEGFQPRAEFVDRANARAAETGATVVVTDSLDEVAGADVVITDTWVSMGMENDGIDRTTPFVPYQVTDEVMARANDDAIFLHCLPAYRGKEVAASVIDGPASRVFDEAENRLHAQKALLVWLLANQPE; from the coding sequence ATGACATCTCCCAACGTTCGCCATTTCCTGGCTGATGATGATCTCACCCCAGCCGAGCAAGCTGAAGTGTTGACGCTTGCTGCAAAGCTTAAGGCAGCACCGTTTTCGGAGCGTCCGCTCGAGGGGCCTAAGTCGGTGGCAGTGCTGTTTGATAAGACTTCTACCCGTACTCGATTCTCTTTTGATGCCGGTATCGCGCAGCTCGGTGGACATGCCATCGTGGTTGATTCCGGCAGCTCCCAGATGGGCAAGGGCGAGACGTTGCAGGACACCGCTGCAGTGCTGTCGCGGTACGTGGAAGCAATTGTGTGGCGCACCTACGCTCACTCCAACTTCCACACAATGGCCGAGACCTCGACGGTGCCACTGGTTAATTCACTCTCTGATGATCTGCACCCATGCCAGATTTTGGCTGATCTGCAAACCATCGTGGAAAACCTAAGCCCTGATGAAGGCCCTTCGGGACTTAAGGGCAAGAAGGCTGTGTATCTCGGTGACGGCGACAACAACATGGCAAATTCCTACATGATTGGCTTCGCCACCGCAGGCATGGACATTTCCATCATTGCACCAGAAGGATTCCAACCGCGCGCGGAATTTGTCGACCGCGCCAACGCACGCGCCGCTGAAACCGGTGCCACCGTTGTGGTTACCGACAGCCTCGACGAGGTTGCTGGCGCTGACGTTGTTATCACCGACACTTGGGTGTCCATGGGCATGGAAAATGACGGTATCGATCGCACGACACCATTTGTGCCATACCAAGTCACAGATGAGGTTATGGCCCGCGCCAACGATGACGCTATCTTCCTGCACTGTCTTCCTGCCTACCGTGGCAAAGAGGTTGCAGCGTCTGTCATCGACGGCCCCGCATCACGAGTATTCGACGAAGCCGAAAACCGCCTGCATGCACAAAAAGCACTGCTGGTGTGGCTTCTTGCCAACCAACCGGAGTAA
- the argB gene encoding acetylglutamate kinase — translation MNDLIKDLGSEARANVLAEALPWLQHFRDKIVVVKYGGNAMVDDQLKAAFAADMVFLRTVGAKPVVVHGGGPQISDMLKRVGLEGEFKGGFRVTTPEVMEIVRMVLFGQVGRDLVGLINSHGPYAVGTSGEDAGLFTAEKRMVNIDGVATDIGLVGDIVNVDASPLMDLIEAGRIPVVSTIAPGEDGQIYNINADTAAGALAAAIGAERLLVLTNVEGLYTDWPDKNSLVSKIKATELEAILPSLDSGMIPKMDSCLNAVRGGVSAAHVIDGRIAHSVLLELLTMGGIGTMVLPDVFDRDNYPEGTVFRKDDKDGEN, via the coding sequence ATGAATGACCTCATTAAAGACCTCGGCTCCGAGGCGCGCGCGAATGTTCTAGCCGAAGCTTTGCCGTGGCTACAGCACTTTCGCGATAAAATTGTCGTGGTCAAATACGGCGGTAACGCCATGGTGGATGATCAACTCAAAGCAGCTTTTGCAGCCGACATGGTCTTCCTGCGCACCGTGGGGGCTAAGCCGGTGGTCGTTCACGGTGGCGGCCCACAGATCTCGGACATGCTTAAGCGCGTTGGACTTGAAGGCGAGTTTAAGGGTGGCTTTCGCGTGACCACTCCAGAAGTGATGGAGATCGTGCGCATGGTGCTGTTTGGCCAAGTTGGCCGCGACTTGGTTGGCTTGATTAACTCCCATGGCCCATACGCAGTTGGCACCTCCGGTGAGGACGCTGGCCTGTTCACGGCAGAAAAGCGCATGGTCAATATTGATGGAGTAGCCACCGATATCGGACTTGTGGGCGATATTGTCAACGTCGACGCCTCACCGCTGATGGATCTCATCGAAGCCGGTCGCATTCCCGTGGTCTCTACCATTGCGCCAGGCGAAGACGGCCAAATCTACAACATCAACGCCGATACCGCAGCAGGTGCACTAGCTGCAGCAATCGGTGCAGAGCGACTTCTTGTTCTCACCAACGTTGAAGGCCTGTACACCGATTGGCCAGATAAGAATTCACTGGTGTCCAAGATTAAGGCCACCGAGCTCGAAGCAATTCTCCCAAGCCTTGATTCCGGCATGATCCCTAAGATGGACTCCTGCCTGAACGCGGTACGTGGGGGAGTCAGCGCGGCACACGTCATCGATGGACGCATCGCACACTCCGTGTTGCTTGAGCTTCTCACCATGGGAGGCATCGGCACCATGGTGCTGCCCGACGTGTTTGACCGAGACAATTATCCCGAAGGCACAGTTTTCAGAAAAGACGATAAGGATGGGGAGAACTAA
- a CDS encoding argininosuccinate synthase → MTNRVVLAYSGGLDTTVAIPYLKKMIDGEVIAVSLDLGQGGENMDNVRQRALDAGAVESIVVDAKDEFAEEYCLPTIKANGMYMKQYPLVSAISRPLIVKHLVEAGKQFNGTHVAHGCTGKGNDQVRFEVGFMDNDPNLEIIAPARDFAWTRDKAIAFAEENNVPIEQSVKSPFSIDQNVWGRAIETGYLEDLWNAPTKDIYAYTEDPALGNAPDEVIISFEAGKPVAIDGRPVSVLEAIEELNRRAGAQGVGRLDMVEDRLVGIKSREIYEAPGAITLIKAHEALEDVTIERELARYKRGVDARWAEEVYDGLWFGPLKRSLDAFIDSTQEHVTGDIRLVLQAGNIIVNGRRSNHSLYDFNLATYDTGDTFDQTLAKGFVQLHGLSSKIANKRDREAGSN, encoded by the coding sequence ATGACCAACCGTGTCGTACTTGCATACTCCGGCGGCCTGGACACCACCGTTGCTATCCCATACCTGAAGAAGATGATCGACGGCGAAGTTATCGCCGTGTCCCTCGACCTTGGCCAGGGTGGAGAAAACATGGACAACGTTCGTCAGCGCGCGCTTGACGCAGGTGCGGTTGAGTCCATCGTTGTCGATGCAAAGGATGAGTTCGCTGAGGAGTACTGTCTGCCAACCATCAAGGCAAACGGCATGTACATGAAGCAGTACCCACTGGTATCTGCAATTTCTCGTCCTCTGATTGTCAAGCACCTCGTTGAGGCAGGCAAGCAGTTCAACGGCACCCACGTTGCTCACGGCTGCACCGGTAAGGGCAATGACCAGGTCCGCTTTGAGGTTGGCTTCATGGACAATGATCCAAACCTGGAGATCATCGCTCCTGCTCGTGACTTCGCATGGACCCGCGACAAGGCCATTGCCTTCGCAGAAGAGAACAACGTTCCGATCGAGCAGTCCGTGAAGTCCCCATTCTCCATCGACCAGAACGTTTGGGGCCGCGCGATTGAGACCGGTTACCTTGAGGATCTGTGGAACGCACCAACCAAGGACATTTACGCTTACACCGAGGATCCAGCACTCGGCAACGCACCAGATGAGGTCATCATCTCCTTCGAAGCTGGCAAGCCAGTTGCAATCGACGGCCGTCCAGTAAGCGTTCTGGAAGCAATCGAAGAGCTCAACCGCCGTGCGGGCGCTCAGGGCGTTGGCCGCCTCGACATGGTGGAAGACCGCCTAGTGGGTATTAAGTCCCGCGAAATCTACGAAGCACCAGGTGCGATCACCCTCATTAAGGCTCACGAGGCTCTGGAAGATGTCACCATCGAGCGCGAGCTCGCACGCTACAAGCGCGGCGTTGACGCACGTTGGGCTGAGGAAGTCTACGACGGCCTGTGGTTCGGTCCTCTGAAGCGCTCCCTCGACGCCTTCATTGACTCCACCCAGGAACACGTTACCGGCGATATCCGTCTGGTTCTCCAGGCTGGCAACATCATTGTTAACGGTCGTCGTTCCAACCACTCCCTGTACGACTTCAACCTGGCAACCTACGACACCGGCGACACCTTCGATCAGACCCTGGCTAAGGGCTTTGTTCAGCTGCACGGCCTGTCCTCCAAGATTGCCAACAAGCGCGACCGCGAGGCTGGCAGCAACTAA
- a CDS encoding universal stress protein has protein sequence MKTIITGVDSSQTALVAAEKAAELAVSFDAELYVISAYSISSVVAMQTAKSGNMAVKTSDAYQRLADGQAAAAQEAAESVAAILRNSWPTLQVKAIAVEGQPAEVLVKQAEHLNADAIVVGNKKAQGLQRILGSISRNVAAAANCDLYIVNTTRD, from the coding sequence GTGAAGACAATCATTACTGGCGTTGATTCAAGCCAGACTGCGCTTGTCGCAGCAGAGAAAGCTGCCGAGCTTGCGGTCAGCTTCGACGCCGAACTTTACGTAATTTCTGCGTACAGCATCAGCTCTGTTGTAGCGATGCAGACCGCCAAGAGCGGAAACATGGCAGTTAAGACTTCTGATGCTTACCAACGTCTGGCCGATGGTCAGGCTGCAGCCGCTCAGGAAGCCGCTGAATCGGTGGCTGCTATTTTGCGCAACTCTTGGCCCACGCTCCAGGTCAAGGCGATTGCTGTTGAGGGACAGCCTGCTGAAGTTTTGGTTAAGCAGGCGGAGCACCTCAATGCTGATGCAATTGTTGTGGGCAACAAGAAGGCCCAAGGCTTGCAGCGCATTCTCGGAAGCATCTCTCGTAATGTCGCGGCAGCAGCTAACTGCGATCTCTACATCGTGAACACCACGAGGGATTAA
- the argJ gene encoding bifunctional glutamate N-acetyltransferase/amino-acid acetyltransferase ArgJ: MADYGVTAPQGFVASATTAGIKVSGNPDMALVVNQGPEFSAAAVFTRNRVFAAPVKVSRENVEDGQIKAVLFNAGNANACNGVQGEKDARESVTHVAKNLGLQDSDIGVCSTGLIGELLPMDKLNAGIDQLTADGALGDNGTAAAKAIMTTDTVDKETVVFADGWTVGGMGKGVGMMAPSLATMLVCLTTDASITPEMAQTALSNATAVTFDTLDIDGSTSTNDTVFLLASGASGITPSQDDLNDAVYAACSDLAAKLQADAEGVTKRVSVTVTGTANNEQAINAARTVARDNLFKCAMFGSDPNWGRVLAAVGMADADMDPEKISVFFNDQAVCLDSTGAPGAREVDLSGADIAVRIDLGTGGDGEATVRTTDLSHSYVEINSAYST, translated from the coding sequence ATGGCCGATTACGGCGTCACCGCACCCCAGGGGTTTGTTGCATCAGCAACAACCGCGGGCATTAAAGTATCCGGCAACCCGGATATGGCACTGGTGGTCAACCAGGGCCCAGAATTCTCCGCGGCAGCGGTTTTCACCCGTAACCGAGTTTTCGCAGCACCAGTTAAAGTAAGCAGAGAAAACGTTGAGGATGGCCAGATCAAAGCTGTGCTCTTCAACGCCGGTAACGCTAACGCCTGCAACGGTGTTCAGGGTGAAAAGGATGCTCGTGAATCGGTCACTCATGTGGCTAAAAACCTAGGCCTTCAAGATTCCGATATTGGAGTCTGCTCCACCGGTTTGATCGGTGAACTCTTGCCCATGGATAAGCTCAACGCGGGAATTGATCAGCTCACCGCAGACGGCGCGCTCGGCGATAACGGCACCGCAGCGGCGAAGGCCATCATGACTACTGACACGGTGGATAAAGAAACCGTCGTCTTCGCTGACGGCTGGACCGTTGGAGGCATGGGCAAGGGCGTGGGCATGATGGCTCCATCGCTTGCCACCATGCTCGTGTGTCTCACCACGGACGCCTCCATCACCCCAGAAATGGCTCAAACGGCGCTGTCTAATGCCACAGCCGTTACCTTTGACACCCTCGATATCGATGGATCTACCTCAACCAATGACACGGTCTTTCTTTTGGCATCCGGTGCCAGCGGTATCACTCCATCCCAGGACGACCTGAACGACGCCGTCTACGCAGCATGTTCGGATCTGGCTGCAAAGCTTCAGGCTGATGCTGAAGGTGTAACCAAGCGCGTCTCTGTCACTGTTACTGGCACCGCCAACAATGAGCAGGCCATCAATGCGGCGCGCACCGTCGCCCGTGACAACTTGTTCAAGTGCGCAATGTTTGGATCGGATCCCAACTGGGGTCGCGTACTTGCCGCAGTTGGTATGGCTGACGCAGACATGGATCCAGAAAAGATCTCCGTCTTCTTCAATGATCAAGCAGTTTGCCTTGATTCCACCGGTGCCCCAGGTGCCCGCGAGGTTGATCTCTCCGGCGCGGATATCGCCGTGCGCATTGATCTAGGAACTGGGGGAGACGGCGAGGCTACCGTTCGCACCACGGACCTCAGCCACTCCTATGTGGAAATCAACTCCGCATACAGCACCTAA
- a CDS encoding Trm112 family protein, with translation MSLDPKLLEVLACPKDKGPLRYLESEQLLVNERLGLAYRIDDGIPVLLIDEATEWTPSN, from the coding sequence ATGAGTCTTGATCCAAAGCTTCTAGAAGTCCTGGCCTGCCCCAAGGACAAGGGTCCTCTTCGATATCTGGAGAGCGAACAGCTCTTGGTCAATGAGCGACTCGGCTTGGCCTATCGCATTGACGACGGAATTCCGGTGCTGCTTATCGACGAAGCCACCGAGTGGACCCCCTCCAACTAG
- a CDS encoding arginine repressor: MTPGEGPVTRTARQALIVQILDKQKVTSQVQLSELLLDEGIDITQATLSRDLDELGARKVRPDGGRAFYAIGPVDSTVREDLRGPSEKLRRMLDELLVSTDHSGNIAMLRTPPGAAQYLASFIDRVGLKEVVGTIAGDDTVFVLARDPLTGKDLGELLGRRTN; the protein is encoded by the coding sequence ATGACGCCCGGAGAAGGACCCGTTACCCGCACAGCGCGCCAAGCGCTGATTGTCCAAATCCTCGATAAACAAAAAGTCACCAGCCAGGTGCAACTTTCTGAATTGCTTCTCGACGAAGGCATTGATATCACCCAGGCCACCTTGTCCAGGGACCTAGATGAACTCGGTGCGAGGAAAGTTCGCCCCGACGGTGGACGGGCGTTCTACGCCATCGGGCCCGTGGACAGCACCGTGCGGGAAGATCTTCGGGGACCGTCCGAAAAACTACGCCGCATGCTCGATGAACTGCTGGTCTCTACGGATCATTCCGGAAACATCGCGATGCTGCGCACCCCTCCCGGAGCTGCCCAGTACCTGGCTAGTTTCATAGATAGGGTGGGCTTAAAAGAAGTCGTGGGCACCATCGCAGGCGATGACACCGTCTTCGTTCTCGCCCGTGATCCGCTCACGGGCAAAGATTTAGGCGAACTACTGGGCAGACGAACCAACTAG
- a CDS encoding tetratricopeptide repeat protein, producing the protein MAENFDRARDNDRSGDRAPRSDRGGYRGGRGNDDRGNNRRNNPSNDRGSYGRDRNDRRDSRGDDRRGGWSGSRSGGDRRDDHRDGYRSDRSRDDRGGYRGDRDNDSRRDSRGGDRPYGRHDRNDRGERRGARGDDRRGGRQGERRYEPRGDRRDDRRDNRRDDRGGDRRHSNRAGRDQQRDSLNPQRSGFREERINSRLNEPDLPGDIDIKDLDPLVLQDLRVLSKDNAEAVAKHMIMAATWLSDDPQLALRHARAAKERAGRVSVVRETNGIAAYHAGEWKEALSELRAARRMSGGPGLIAVIADCERGLGRPEKAIELARTEDISSLSQDDVIELAIVVAGARHDLGQHDAAVIELQKVNPNLKGTGFTQSRLSYAYADALVLAGRGDEAREWFAHAASQDEDGYLDAEERIEQLDQGTN; encoded by the coding sequence ATGGCTGAAAACTTCGACCGAGCTCGCGACAACGATCGCTCCGGAGATCGCGCACCCCGAAGCGATCGTGGCGGATACCGTGGTGGCCGCGGCAACGACGACCGAGGCAATAACCGTCGAAACAATCCCAGCAACGATCGCGGTAGCTACGGACGTGACCGAAATGACCGTCGTGATAGCCGTGGTGATGATCGTCGTGGAGGTTGGTCAGGTTCCCGTTCAGGTGGAGACCGTCGAGATGATCACCGTGACGGATACCGTTCCGACCGTTCCCGTGATGATCGTGGTGGATACCGTGGGGATCGCGACAATGACTCCCGCCGTGATAGCCGCGGTGGCGACCGCCCGTACGGCCGTCATGATCGCAATGATCGTGGAGAACGCCGTGGTGCCCGCGGTGATGATCGTCGTGGTGGCCGCCAGGGGGAGCGTCGCTACGAGCCACGCGGTGACCGCAGGGATGACCGTCGGGACAACCGTCGCGATGATCGCGGTGGGGATCGTCGCCACTCCAACCGTGCGGGTCGTGACCAGCAACGCGATAGCTTGAATCCTCAGCGTTCTGGTTTCCGTGAAGAGCGCATCAACAGCCGTTTGAATGAGCCCGACTTGCCAGGCGATATTGACATCAAGGATTTGGATCCGTTGGTGTTGCAGGATCTTCGCGTACTGTCGAAGGATAATGCGGAAGCCGTCGCAAAGCATATGATCATGGCCGCCACCTGGCTGTCCGACGACCCTCAATTGGCACTGCGCCATGCCCGCGCTGCGAAGGAGCGCGCTGGTCGAGTGTCAGTCGTGCGTGAGACAAACGGTATCGCTGCGTATCATGCTGGCGAGTGGAAAGAAGCGCTGTCTGAGTTGCGCGCTGCACGCCGTATGTCCGGAGGTCCTGGTTTGATTGCTGTGATCGCTGACTGTGAGCGCGGTTTGGGTCGACCTGAGAAGGCAATTGAGCTTGCTCGAACTGAGGATATTAGTTCGCTGTCGCAAGATGATGTCATTGAATTGGCTATCGTTGTCGCTGGTGCTCGCCATGATTTGGGTCAGCATGATGCAGCCGTCATTGAGTTGCAGAAGGTGAATCCAAACCTAAAGGGTACTGGTTTTACTCAGTCTCGTTTGTCTTACGCTTACGCGGATGCGCTGGTTTTGGCTGGTCGTGGCGATGAAGCTCGTGAGTGGTTCGCACACGCCGCCTCTCAGGATGAGGATGGTTACTTGGATGCAGAGGAGCGCATTGAGCAGCTCGACCAAGGTACCAACTAG
- the tyrS gene encoding tyrosine--tRNA ligase: MPMNIIDELSWRGLINQSTDLDALREETQTPITLYCGFDPTGPSLHAGHLVPLLMLRRFQQAGHTPIVLAGGATGMIGDPRDVGERTMNSADTVSDWAERISGQLSRFVDFDGEHAARLVNNAEWTNDMSVVTFLRDVGKHFSLNTMLARDTVKRRLESDGISYTEFSYMLLQANDYVELNKRFGCTLQVGGGDQWGNIVSGVDLNRRVNGSSVHAITVPLVTDSEGKKFGKSTGGGSLWLDPEMTSPYAWYQYFINAADADVIRYLRWFTFLTQEELAELEVEVAERPFKREAQRRLAREMTNLVHGTDATEAVELAAQALFGRAELRDLDEKTLAASVSETAVAEIKAGEPRTIIDLLVASGLADSKGAAKRAVKEGGAYVNNERIESDDWEPSSEDLLHRSWLVLRRGKKNFAGVQILGL, from the coding sequence ATACCCATGAACATCATCGACGAGCTCTCTTGGCGCGGACTGATCAACCAGTCCACCGACCTCGACGCACTGCGCGAAGAAACCCAAACCCCCATCACCCTGTACTGCGGATTCGACCCAACCGGCCCATCTTTGCACGCGGGACACCTCGTTCCTTTGCTCATGCTGCGTCGGTTCCAGCAAGCAGGCCACACCCCGATTGTCCTCGCAGGTGGCGCAACCGGCATGATCGGTGACCCTCGCGACGTCGGTGAGCGCACCATGAACTCCGCAGACACCGTGTCTGATTGGGCGGAGCGTATCTCTGGCCAGCTCAGCCGCTTTGTTGATTTCGATGGCGAGCATGCAGCACGCCTCGTCAACAACGCCGAGTGGACCAACGACATGTCCGTGGTCACCTTCCTTCGCGATGTGGGAAAGCACTTCTCCCTGAACACCATGCTCGCTCGCGATACCGTGAAGCGTCGCCTCGAATCCGACGGAATCTCCTACACCGAGTTTTCCTACATGCTTCTTCAGGCCAATGACTACGTTGAGCTGAACAAGCGTTTTGGTTGCACCCTCCAGGTGGGTGGCGGCGACCAGTGGGGCAACATCGTTTCTGGTGTTGACCTCAACCGCCGTGTCAACGGATCTTCCGTACACGCCATCACCGTTCCTTTGGTCACCGACTCTGAGGGCAAGAAGTTCGGAAAGTCTACAGGTGGCGGAAGCCTCTGGCTCGACCCAGAAATGACCAGCCCATACGCCTGGTACCAGTACTTTATCAACGCTGCAGACGCCGACGTCATCCGTTACCTGCGTTGGTTCACCTTCCTTACCCAGGAAGAACTCGCAGAGTTGGAAGTTGAAGTTGCAGAGCGCCCATTCAAGCGCGAAGCTCAGCGCCGCCTTGCCCGCGAGATGACCAACTTGGTTCACGGAACCGATGCCACCGAAGCAGTCGAGCTTGCCGCTCAAGCACTATTCGGCCGTGCAGAACTCCGTGACCTCGACGAAAAAACCCTCGCCGCATCCGTTTCTGAAACCGCAGTTGCAGAAATCAAGGCAGGGGAGCCTCGTACCATCATCGATCTGCTCGTGGCCAGTGGTCTTGCTGATTCCAAGGGTGCAGCAAAGCGTGCAGTTAAGGAAGGCGGTGCGTACGTAAATAACGAACGCATCGAATCGGATGATTGGGAGCCTTCCTCTGAAGATCTTCTTCACCGTTCATGGCTTGTACTGCGCCGTGGCAAGAAGAACTTCGCGGGAGTTCAGATCCTCGGCTTGTAA
- a CDS encoding acetylornithine transaminase: protein MNTLETWPEVILNSYGTPPIELVSGKGATVTDEQGNVYIDLLAGIAVNALGHAHPAIIEAVTSQIGQLGHVSNLFASRPVVEVAAELIQRFSLNDAALAQATRVFFCNSGAEANEAAFKIARLTGRRRILAAVDGFHGRTMGSLALTGQPDKRAAFEPMPQGVEFYPYGDMDYLTKLVESNASDVAAIFLEPIQGETGVIPAPEGFLKSVRELCDKHGILMVTDEVQTGIGRTGDFFAHQYEGIIPDVVTMAKGLGGGLPIGATLATGKAAELMTPGKHGTTFGGSPISCAAARAVLSTIDEAFCAEVKRKGELFKELLGDVDGVVDVRGRGLMLGVVLKESVAKQAVAQGFKNGVILNAPADNIIRLTPPLIIEDEEIADAVKAIAKTITETVTETVTETTA, encoded by the coding sequence ATGAACACCCTCGAAACGTGGCCAGAGGTCATCCTCAACAGTTACGGCACGCCCCCTATAGAGCTCGTCTCTGGCAAGGGCGCCACCGTGACCGATGAGCAGGGCAATGTCTACATCGATTTGCTCGCGGGCATCGCCGTTAACGCACTTGGCCACGCCCATCCGGCGATTATTGAGGCCGTTACTAGCCAGATTGGTCAGCTCGGCCACGTGTCCAACTTATTTGCATCACGGCCGGTCGTCGAAGTTGCGGCAGAGCTCATTCAGCGTTTTTCGCTTAACGACGCCGCCCTCGCCCAAGCCACCCGTGTTTTCTTCTGCAACTCAGGTGCAGAAGCAAACGAGGCTGCATTCAAGATTGCACGCTTGACTGGTCGTCGCCGGATCCTCGCTGCCGTCGATGGTTTCCACGGACGCACAATGGGATCACTCGCGTTGACCGGTCAGCCAGATAAGCGCGCTGCCTTCGAGCCTATGCCCCAGGGCGTGGAGTTCTACCCGTACGGCGACATGGATTACCTGACCAAGCTGGTGGAAAGCAATGCTTCTGATGTGGCTGCCATCTTCCTTGAGCCCATCCAGGGTGAGACCGGTGTTATTCCGGCACCTGAAGGATTCCTTAAATCCGTTCGCGAACTGTGCGACAAACACGGCATCTTGATGGTGACCGATGAAGTTCAAACTGGCATTGGTCGTACTGGTGACTTCTTCGCCCATCAGTATGAGGGCATCATCCCAGATGTGGTGACCATGGCAAAGGGCCTGGGCGGTGGACTTCCCATTGGTGCGACCCTTGCTACCGGTAAGGCTGCCGAGTTGATGACTCCGGGCAAGCATGGCACCACGTTCGGTGGCAGCCCGATCTCCTGTGCTGCGGCTAGGGCAGTGCTGTCCACCATTGACGAGGCCTTCTGTGCTGAGGTCAAGCGCAAGGGTGAGCTCTTCAAGGAGTTGCTTGGCGACGTGGACGGCGTTGTTGACGTGCGCGGACGTGGTCTCATGTTGGGTGTGGTGCTGAAGGAAAGCGTCGCAAAGCAGGCTGTTGCTCAAGGATTTAAAAACGGCGTTATTTTGAACGCTCCGGCGGACAACATCATTCGTTTGACCCCACCGCTGATTATTGAGGACGAAGAAATCGCCGACGCAGTCAAGGCTATCGCTAAGACAATCACCGAAACAGTCACCGAAACAGTCACCGAAACAACCGCTTAG
- the argH gene encoding argininosuccinate lyase has product MEKHGTNEGALWGGRFAGGPSEAMFALSVSTHFDWGLAPYDVLASKAHAKVLHQAELLSDEDLATMLDGLDQLGKDVADGTFLPLPSDEDVHGAMERGLIDRVGPEVGGRLRAGRSRNDQVATLFRMWVRDAVRDIALGTTELVDALATQAKSHPDAIMPGKTHFQAAQPVLLAHQLLAHAQPLLRDIDRIRDLDKRLAVSPYGSGALAGSSLKLNPEAIAEELGFDSAADNSIDATSSRDFASETAFVLAQLAVDMSRLAEEIIAWCTPEFGYVTLSDAWSTGSSIMPQKKNPDVAELTRGKTGRLIGNLAGLMATLKAQPLAYNRDLQEDKEPIVDSVAQLNLLLPAMTGLVSTLTFNTDRMRELAPAGFTLATDLAEWMVRQGVPFREAHEASGACVRIAERRGVDLIDLTDEELVGVDPRLTPEVRDVLTIDGAVASRATRGGTAGVRVAEQLGRVEAASAAHAGWARESVRR; this is encoded by the coding sequence ATGGAAAAGCACGGAACCAACGAGGGTGCGCTGTGGGGTGGACGCTTTGCCGGCGGCCCTTCCGAGGCCATGTTCGCGTTGAGTGTCTCCACCCATTTCGACTGGGGTCTCGCCCCATACGATGTGTTGGCTTCCAAAGCTCACGCCAAGGTTTTGCACCAGGCAGAGCTGCTCTCTGATGAAGACCTGGCCACCATGCTGGATGGGCTCGACCAGCTGGGCAAAGATGTCGCTGATGGCACCTTTCTCCCGTTGCCATCCGATGAGGATGTCCACGGAGCAATGGAACGCGGCCTCATTGATCGCGTCGGCCCAGAGGTTGGCGGACGCCTGCGTGCTGGCCGTTCCCGCAACGACCAGGTAGCCACCCTCTTCCGCATGTGGGTGCGCGACGCCGTACGCGACATCGCGTTGGGCACCACCGAGCTTGTCGACGCCCTTGCTACGCAAGCGAAATCCCACCCCGACGCCATCATGCCAGGCAAGACTCACTTCCAGGCAGCTCAGCCAGTACTTCTGGCACACCAGCTACTCGCACATGCACAACCACTGCTGCGCGATATCGATCGCATCCGCGATCTAGACAAGCGCCTTGCTGTGTCTCCCTATGGCTCCGGAGCTTTGGCAGGATCCTCCCTCAAGCTCAACCCTGAGGCGATCGCTGAGGAGCTCGGCTTCGATTCGGCTGCCGATAACTCCATTGACGCCACCAGCTCCCGTGACTTCGCCTCTGAAACTGCATTCGTGCTGGCGCAGCTTGCTGTTGATATGTCTCGCCTTGCCGAGGAAATCATCGCATGGTGCACCCCAGAATTCGGTTACGTTACCTTATCTGATGCCTGGTCCACAGGCAGCTCGATCATGCCGCAGAAGAAGAACCCCGACGTGGCAGAACTGACCCGCGGTAAGACTGGCCGGTTGATCGGCAATCTCGCAGGGTTGATGGCAACCCTTAAGGCACAGCCACTGGCATACAACCGCGACTTGCAGGAAGATAAGGAACCTATCGTTGATTCCGTGGCCCAGCTCAACCTGCTGCTGCCTGCAATGACTGGTTTAGTTTCCACCTTGACATTCAACACCGATCGCATGCGTGAGCTTGCACCAGCAGGCTTTACTTTGGCCACTGACCTGGCGGAGTGGATGGTGCGTCAAGGCGTGCCATTCCGTGAAGCACACGAGGCATCTGGTGCATGCGTGCGCATCGCAGAGCGTAGGGGAGTAGACCTTATCGATCTCACCGATGAGGAGCTCGTGGGCGTTGATCCTCGCCTGACCCCTGAGGTTCGCGATGTTCTCACCATCGATGGTGCAGTGGCATCTCGTGCAACCCGTGGAGGTACTGCAGGTGTCCGAGTTGCGGAGCAACTTGGTCGCGTTGAGGCCGCAAGCGCGGCTCATGCTGGTTGGGCACGTGAGAGCGTGCGTCGATAA